aggtcccttttaaactcttctttgttgcgtgtaaatgatccaaaacaagaagtatcaagcaaggtcttgtcttgaaaagaaagtcttgcatagaaattatcaataataacattaccaggaagctcatgaatggggcatttgagcattaaagacttcaatctcccccaagcttgggcaatactctctccatcatgaggccaaaaattatatatgcgattccgatccttatgaatttcacttggaggatagaacttagaataaaaccggggcacaatatcattccattcaagagaatctccattatccagtaatttataccaatgcgccgctttaccagacagcgataaagagaatagtttcttcctcacttcatccatagcaatacctgcacatttgaataaaccacataattcatgcaaaaacagtaaatgatcaccggggtggacagttccatccccttcatagcggttatccataacacgttcaataattttcataggtattttatatggtattacttcctcacctggcgcttcatccactaccgttgcagtagtagtagatttcccaaatagaaattgaagagaagatctctccataatgacttatagcagcagacagaaataaaatcagcacaacagtaaaggttttccttaccaattccacttaccaatagcgcttcactccccggcaacggcgccagaaaatagtcttgatgacccacaagtatagggggtgtatcgtagtatcttcgataagtaagaatgtcgatcccaacgaggagcagaaggtgttgacaagcagtttcgatgaaggattcactgtaaatgctcacagacaagtattcaggggggtttgatgtaacagttgaataaagtacgagtatgtaaagtgcgagagtaataattgcagcgagtggcccaatcctttttagcacaaaggacaagccggtttgtttacttataatgaccaaacgttctcgaggacacacgggattttagtctagtgctttcgctacatacggctaaataatcttcattgttgtgataagtgttgtgtgggtgaacctatgctaatgtaccgcccttcctaggactaatacatacttgtgattataccccttgcaagcatccgcaactacaagaaagtaattaagaaataaatctaaccacagccttaaactcgagatcctcgcgatccctccccgcatcgatataccaacgggggtttaggtttctgtcactccggcaaccccgcaattggcaaacgaatacaagatgcattcccctaggcccataaatggtgaagtgtcatgtagtcgacgttcacatgacaccactagaagaataacaccacaacttaaatatcacaccattgaatattactcatccatagttcactactaacatttagacttcacccatgtcctcaagaactaaacgaactactcacgagacatcatacggaacatgatcagaggtgatatgatgatgaataacaatctgaacataaacttggttcaatggtttcactcaatagcatcaacaacaagtagaaatcgataccgggagagtttcccctatcaaacaatcaagatcaaacccaaattgctatggcggtgacggtgtccagcggtgatgacggcggtgatgatggtgtagatgatgatgatggtgatggcgatgatgtccagctcgatgacggtgacgatggcgtcgatttccccctcccggagggaatttccccggcggattcctgcccgccggagagctcttttctctctggtgttctccgccccgcagaggcggctgtaactcttcgcgaggtaccctctgtggcttaggtcttcgggacgaagggtttggcgaagaaaaggaggcgaaaggggtcgtgggccctccacaccacaggccggcgcggccagggcctgggccgcgccgccctagggtgtgggcccaccctggctgctcctggctcctccttctggcttccttcgtcatcttgaaaaataggatttttggtataatttccttccagagttgatcttccgaaatattgcgttctgacggtgctttttccagcagaatcctggctccggtgttcgatcctccaataacgatgaaacatgcaaaatagatgaaataacataagtaatgtgtcccaatatgaaatatatcaatgaataacagcaaattatgatataaaatagtgatgcaaattggacgtatcaatatgcCATTGGGTGTTGCAGCTTGCGCTGAGTGTCTTGCATTGTGGTGGTTTGTGATCATTGGCAGGTCTCGAGTTTGAGCGGAGGAGGCCATGAGTAGGGGTGTACTAACGAGTAGCTCATCTTGTTAAGGCTCGATTCGTTAATCTCATTATTCTAATCGATTCAAAAGTTAAGCGGTTTAGTTCGTTAAAACCTCGTGATTTCTCATTAAAGCTCATTGatagaaattttgcaaaaaatgcTTCTCGCAAGTCCCCGATTACTAGTTATTTTGAAGTTTTCTTAGTAATAATTTGAAGAAAGAGGAATTTTGGAAGCACTATAGGTTAAATATGGATAGAGATGAGTTAATGGGGTGTGACCTAACTAAATGGGATATGCTTCTATGAAGTAACATGTTTCATGAGCCACTTGCCAACACTCATCGAACATAAGGATTTAACAACAAAGATCAACTTGTTCATTACCATACAAGGTGATCTTTAACAAGATTCAGAAGACTTTTGAGTTTTGACCTTATTCTGCCTACATGTACCTGTATTGATCGAACATTCTGATTTGGCTGCTAGCGAGGTGGAATGCGGTTGAGGaagcccctccatcaattttttaAAGAGTAAGAACCCAAATCTTCATGCACGAGGACTTGAACCTGTGTGAGTAGGTTGAAGATCCAATTTTCCCTAACCAAATTATCGAGACTCACATCTTTAGTTTCTCTAATTGAGCTTTGAGGCCTTGATAATTAGGCAACAAACATAATTACTAGTGATAATTAGCGATTGAGATATCGAGTTCCCGCTCCGAGGGAACGAAGGTATCGCATGTGGGGGGAGGAGGGTGTGGGGAACCCACTTAAGTTAAGACGCTCTCACCCAAAGGTTGGCTTGGTTCTTCATGATACTACCATCCAACTCCGATCGCTCCACATCTCCACAACGCTCAAGTTGTGGAAACATGACAAAATGTATTATAATCACCATCATTCATGCCAGTTAATAGTACATTCCTTACGACTGTTGGGATGCAAGGAAGTTAGAGTTTTAGAGTATTAACTATGCAATTTTTTAAAACTTGTATACACACAATCATATGAAGAAAATGGCTATATCCCTCAAGCTCGTGTCACGTCGGGAGACTTAGGGGTGACTAGATCGGTCATGTTTCCCAACACTCCCGCCCCTTCCACCCCGTCTTGCCCGAGAAGACCATTCGGATACACGTGGTCGTTGGTGATGGGGTGAGGTCTCCTCCAATTTTCGTGGTTCTAGCTTGGGAAACGACGTGATGGACAAGATGTCTTAAGGAAGTTTCTTCCCTAGGAGACGGTGCATGAATGGCCATGTGTTCCTGTGGGCCGATATACACGACTAATTAAGAGGTTTGAAATTTTCTTCTAAGGCGTGTGCGGTTCTaggatcttctcaacatcaagatCCGGCTAAAGTTTTAGAAATCCATATGGAGCTTGAGTTAGTAACATGCAATTAATTTAACTCCTAAAAAAACTTTGATGCACAACTTCGATATGAACTTCAGTAATCTTCACGTCAGATATGATTTTGCGTAGTTGCAGGAGAGTGCTCTAAGTATATATATTAGCTATGGGGTTGAAGGGACCACCACAATCAACTTAGTATAATGTTGTGAAGTGCATATAATCATTACCTACTTTTAGATAGCTTGGCACTCTATTATTTTTTAATTCTACACTTGGCCAAAAATGGTTTGAAATTTTTGTGGACTTAAAAGTAAAATACGCCGAAAAGAGAAGAACAAACCTTTCTATCCACCGGGTAAACAGTTCACACTCTTCTGGAGTTCCAAATGAATCATAAATATCATCCAAGATGGCTGCAATGCTAAGCACAAATGTAAGTATTATCCGGCCGCGTGAACAAGATGGTTCATAGTATACTCCTAACATCCACAAATAACATTCCACGAGTCTATCTCGAGCAAACGGCAGTTTTGAACGAATTTGTAGATCTGTCCACCACCTGCACATTTAACAAAAGTATATTATATATCAGCATCAATGTTTTGAATATGAAACTTAAAATTCATCTAAAGAATGTAGAGAGAATTTAGGTTAAACTCCGCCTCTCAATAACTTGGGACCATACGTATTATAATGCTGTAGGTTAAGATAAAACAGACTGATAACTGTTTCACCTTGTAGTGACTTCAAGCTCTTGTTGATACTGGAGTTGCATCAGAATGAAGTTCAACTTTGCAAGTTCCAATACCATTCCATTCATCGTGGCCTCCTCCTCATATGTAGAGATATAGATCTTTGCTTCATAAATTGCAACTCTTCTAGGGAGAGGGACCTCAAGTGCACACTGTATTTCACGTGCCAATGATCCTACCAGGTATGGTAGTTTCGTTTCTAAACTCCTTTTCGTAAAGCATATAGCTTTGTCAAGTATGATCTCTCCATGAGTACTAAAATGAGCGGCATTGTAAAGACTCAGCAATTCCCTTGGAGTTTTCGCGACAAAAGTTCCATCATTGTCTAAATATTTCTCAAACACGTCTGGAATATTAAATAGGAGCATAAACTTGTTAGCATTGAGTGTGTAAAAATTAGAAGGAATAGTACTGAAAACGAACAAGAACAACCACATATACATGAGTTATATTTAATTGTTACATTATCCCAATTTACTACTTTGACTGTACCATTTTACTTTGGTACATTGTTCCAATAACGTCATCCATATATTACATAATACAAAATAATTATTTGGACTATGATCAATCTTACCTGGTGAAACCTTGTATCCATGTTTACGGAGAAGATAGAACCAAAGGGCCACTGTATGAAGATCATAATCATTGACGTTTGCATCGTGAATTTCTACTAAAGCAACATCAATCTCCGTTTCAAAAAGATAATCCACGCATAGACGCTCTAATGCATTGATGAGATTCAGCCTCTCAAGCAGGCTACAAGTAGCTGAAATAGCTATCAGTTTTGCCACCTCTTTCTTCAGTTCCTCAACTCGTTCGACCATCCTAGTCTGCTAGAGGCAACATGTAAAATGAGCTTACTAGCAACTGGTCAATACACTATTTGTGTGCTCGTATATGATCAGACCTTAACACCATGCCATCGCAAAATAAATTCATAGATGTCAATTTTGCACATTCATCCCTAGTATATATTTGTGTTTGTTATAATACTGAGAAATGATAATCGAAGGGGATCGAAAAGGAGAGGAGCAGATTCGATGCATAGATAGAGCTAAAAGGTATGTATGTGGACCAGAACAACTAGACAAGCCACTGCCCCCTACCCAATTTGGAGATATATCTATTATTAGAAATACCCAGGAATAGAAAGCATGCTACTTTTAGAAATTTCAAGTACGGAGTACTACTGAGAGGCAAAGTATATCCCACATCAAGATATGCCCTCCCCATATTTCCTTGAAACAAAAGGTAGGAACTGAAAGCATATAGGGTATGTTGGTAAAGAGAAGGGTATTGTTCCACCTGTTGCTGGGAGGAAGCTGCTGAACGAGGGTGGTGAAGGAAGAAATCTCCCCATACAGAAGCGTAGAAGTCGAAAGGATTCCTGTTCAACCGATCGTCAGCCTCATGTTGCGTTTCTGCTGAAACCTGCCGGCACTCCAGTGCGGCCCCGTGCCGCTGCTGCCAACTGGTAGAAAGACATGGCCGCCGTTCGGCCGGCCGCGTTGCGAGACGACCGCTCATGTTGCCTCGTGCTCCCAGTCCGAGGGAGAAGGTGGTTATCGCACCGCTCTGCATCTTCCGACTCGCGCTTGGTAGCTAATTAAACTGTCTATGTTTGTGCCATGGTGTACCGGTTCGTGTTGCCACTCCTGTATTTATAAAGACAAGCAACGAACTGTTGCTAGTTTTTTTTTTCTATAAGTAAGTTTTAAAAAATGATTCCAACAGGGAGGAGCATTGATTGGTGAGAATTCTAGAATTCGTTCCCGACGTGACTCAAATTTTGGCTGTCGGGATGCGCCACTGCCGTTCAACCACTAGGCTACTGCTCATGTGTGCTTCGGTGCTTCCTCGATGCATAGAGCCAATTTCATTAACAATAAACCAAGCACCTAGGCCAAAACATTAAATTACAAGTCGGTTACATATATGAAATGTAAGGGCAGCAAATGTACATCTACGACTAAGTTTTAATTCATCCAAAAACAACGCACTCAAGCCGATTACATTGACGCAAATGTTGTCAGGACTAGCCAATGAAAGTCCGATCGGAAACTTTTATCCTTGAGCTGAGTCCAATCAATGACGTTTAAATAttcggcaacaaagacaacatctTCAACAAGTACACAACATATGTTTAATTTGCCATCTTGACTACACTACCCATGATTTCGCTTGAAACCATGGTGGTGTCCTGCGGGTTGATTTGCCACCATCAACTAATAGAACGAATATGTTCAATAATTGGTTGAATGAGATTGATAAACTAAGCACGGACCACAGATACTTGTGAGAGTTTGTGGATTGTTATGGTCTTTAAGGAATTATAGAAACGCCTTGCTTTTCACAAGGTTGGAGCTATTCATTATTATCAGGTTATTCACAAGACTACACACAAGATTCATATGTGGTCCTTTCTCTGTCCCAAGGGGTGGCACGAGCCAGTTACTGCATGCATCATCTGGAGATGgttacacatgcatattttacaaCCAAGATGGATGACGACTAATATATTAGATGTTGCAGTTACGTTCTGTGTTTTTATTATTCTACATGGTGATTATCGTAGCCACTTTTGAGTGATCCATGAATTATAATTTTTTAATCTCTAAACTTTGCAATAAAAGGgcgtgcatcgattgatgcagaggccggagtATTATCTTTGTTTAGATTTTTTTTACAGAATTAAGAAGAAAGTGAATTCTCAAAGAAAAATATAATGGGACTTGAGCTCATGTTAAGATTTGTATGGATTGGAGGCATAGGAACAAACTTCCTGTGTTGTGAACTCAATCCTACGGTCCAAGGGGTTTACATAGGAAAAAATCATGAGTTCCAAGCCTACAAAATTCCTATGATCCAAAGTGTCCCAAAGATTACATGAATCATTGTTTGGCTGTATAGGTTTTCTTTAAACCATAGACGTGTAAAAATGAAGCAATTGTTGTGTgaaaatacaagatgcactctacCAGATGCATTGTTCACTGATACGACTGCTTACCAAGAAGCGGGTGGAGACATGCATGATATCTAGCTGAAATCATCGATGACGTGCAGTCCACCATCCTTGTGATTTGTGAACCGCCACGCATGCGGGTGAGCTGTAAACTAGTTCATCCAAAATCTCGCTTCACAGACGTCGAGATGATCCGCTAGCGGATCCCACAGTATAGAGCTGTTGGTTGCGTGCGGAGGAGCGAGACACAGAGataccactggtagaaaaacaggctttcggtgagccccataagtcgcgaagctgtaggaaccgcgactaatgggacctttagtcgcggttcgggaggcgaaccgcgaccaaaggcctgggcccagggcgctcggtggccagccggtgcacgtggggggcttgagggcctttagtcgcggttggccaggccaaccgggaataaacccccccccccccccccccccctatatatacccatccagcagccaacacttagccatttggaaccattctcttcacaaacttcacaagtgggtgttaggtttgcttttggttcctcttatgcacataaggtgtttgatgaaatgccccaagagcatgaaacaaacatgatatgaagtgttagagccacacttgagctttctcatttattttttcctcctcgatcgcggttagcaacttgaacctttgatgtgtcgttgataaaatatgcatgtgtgtgtagttcattgtttaatttatattgtttgtagctagttagtttaacaaatgcatgatggttaattatatattttatattataataatgcagatgaatcgacaatggatgtacggtaaccgactctccggcgagttcagtacgggtttgaaagatttcctcgtagtggctaatgcgaacaagcagggggttttgttatctgtccatgtgttaactgtaagaatcagaagggttactcttcctcaagagatgttcacatgcacctgcttcggcacggtttcatgccaagctataattgttggaccaagcatggagaaagaggggttataatggaagaagatgaagaaggggatgatttcatcgatgaaagctatcttgctcatttcggtgatactttcatggaggatgctgaaggtgaaggggaaggtgaaggggaaggtgaagaagaggcacgtgatgatcccgttgatgatcttggtcggaccattgctgatgcacggagacgctgcgaaactgaaaaagagagggagaatttggatcgcatgttagaggatcacaggaaggcgctgtaccccggatgcgatgatggtctgaaaaagctgggctgcacactggatttgctgaaatggaaggcacaggcaggtgtagctaactcggcatttgaaaacttgctgaaaatgttgaagaatatgtttccaaagaataacgagttgcccgccactacgtacgaagcaaagaaggttgtctgccctctaggtttagaggttctgaagatacatg
This region of Lolium perenne isolate Kyuss_39 chromosome 2, Kyuss_2.0, whole genome shotgun sequence genomic DNA includes:
- the LOC127331812 gene encoding alpha-terpineol synthase, chloroplastic-like; the protein is MQSGAITTFSLGLGARGNMSGRLATRPAERRPCLSTSWQQRHGAALECRQVSAETQHEADDRLNRNPFDFYASVWGDFFLHHPRSAASSQQQTRMVERVEELKKEVAKLIAISATCSLLERLNLINALERLCVDYLFETEIDVALVEIHDANVNDYDLHTVALWFYLLRKHGYKVSPDVFEKYLDNDGTFVAKTPRELLSLYNAAHFSTHGEIILDKAICFTKRSLETKLPYLVGSLAREIQCALEVPLPRRVAIYEAKIYISTYEEEATMNGMVLELAKLNFILMQLQYQQELEVTTRWWTDLQIRSKLPFARDRLVECYLWMLGVYYEPSCSRGRIILTFVLSIAAILDDIYDSFGTPEECELFTRWIESWDPKAAHDLPECMQYAIGKIMETYQTIDNELPQKDKYRMTYLKNFTVDLVKNYNKEVKMREESYVPKSVEEHLQISARTSACHLLACTSLVGMNEVATKDSFDWVSTMPEIVQRLGIIIRLLDDIMTYEREQMTPHVASTIDSYMKQHNVSIQTAREKIWELKEESWKHFNAHWMEPDNDQPRKLLKVIFNLTRTMEFMYNKDDNFTYCRNLKDTIHSLFVETFDIV